One genomic region from bacterium encodes:
- a CDS encoding HEAT repeat domain-containing protein, whose translation MKTNKLFIGFLFIFFSFYLFSAELDTNVVKYGTSSDKINFINKVLSKGDKTYLPDIAKLLDDKDEIVRSKVAYTLWKIGDSTCVDYYKKGLEDSYWQVRYYSIRGLVEFASGEEILQFHKALDDSYWQVRYYAASGIGKYGNSDSIDVLVRKINDNKEKVKEEILWSLTRLMWKAENREKFKNLPDSDVQNIYNLLKSNNVFLKIRTIYLIESTEDSRGISYLTNALDDENDEVKIRSVWALEKLKATDAADKIESLLAAPSVKVKIESIKTLVRLKTEEGLEGILKGLNDPDESVRIYSLWALEKFRNVSTYPEIVNALGDNSQSVMEYAIKIIENIKDTAFIPALEKFVDDENNSINSRLSALNLIGKVGDESVKNYLIEKTKDPNQLIRYGAIVAFSLLDMFDVQYLEILSYHEKNETCGRVKEESRKILRDVVNKLNEKIKSSNPSDRKFVIDIVDAIIQTDEVKHLIYKMLLSNYSDVKNKAIEVVLRKPERFFAKGIKDALLDSDIETRKISTLAIGEIGDKTAIPILQKNLKHNDPELQLYSAYSLAKMGQKDVFPYAMKFINSSNPQYRKKAAEIFGYIKDKRSIGLLLQALEDEELDVKLAASYSLSKMGEIKGIEFLVRISEENIEPLRSQANRYLNDSSIPLSLRGKIPQIRQALYKEKLGIQEVTEKIIYAHRIEGTINIDGKDDDKYWDMVKMSNEFILIEKEKVPYNIQTKVAVGYDEKNLYFLIICEDQGSREITLNTRDFITISIAPYNSKGQWYQFVLHPMGLIRYSYIWKFYTDNDKEKNWQSNWIAKSNVESNRWIAEISIPLSEFEINEIKNGDKWRINFLREIENRSTSTWTGRIDIPEQFGIMLFKESL comes from the coding sequence ATGAAAACAAATAAATTATTTATTGGTTTTTTATTTATTTTTTTTAGTTTTTATCTTTTTTCTGCTGAATTAGATACAAATGTGGTTAAGTATGGCACTTCTTCCGATAAAATAAATTTTATTAATAAAGTTTTAAGTAAAGGTGATAAAACATACCTTCCTGATATTGCAAAATTACTTGATGATAAAGATGAAATCGTTAGGAGTAAAGTAGCATATACCTTATGGAAAATAGGTGATTCAACCTGTGTTGATTACTATAAAAAGGGATTAGAAGATAGTTATTGGCAGGTAAGATATTATTCAATAAGAGGTCTTGTAGAATTTGCTTCTGGAGAAGAAATATTGCAGTTTCATAAAGCACTTGATGACTCTTACTGGCAGGTAAGATATTATGCTGCTTCTGGAATTGGTAAATATGGGAATTCTGACTCTATTGATGTTCTTGTTAGAAAGATAAATGATAATAAAGAAAAAGTAAAAGAGGAAATTCTCTGGTCATTAACAAGATTGATGTGGAAGGCAGAAAATAGAGAGAAATTTAAAAATCTTCCTGATTCTGATGTTCAAAATATTTATAATTTGCTTAAAAGCAATAATGTATTTCTTAAAATAAGGACAATATACCTTATTGAAAGTACAGAAGATAGTCGTGGTATTTCTTATTTAACAAATGCGTTAGATGATGAAAATGATGAGGTTAAAATAAGAAGTGTATGGGCTCTTGAGAAGTTAAAAGCGACAGATGCAGCAGATAAAATTGAATCATTGCTTGCTGCCCCATCGGTAAAAGTAAAAATAGAAAGTATAAAAACGCTTGTTAGATTGAAGACAGAAGAAGGATTAGAAGGAATATTAAAAGGATTAAATGACCCTGATGAATCGGTAAGAATATATTCTTTATGGGCTCTTGAAAAGTTTAGAAATGTATCAACTTATCCTGAAATTGTAAATGCACTTGGTGATAATTCACAAAGTGTAATGGAATATGCAATAAAAATTATTGAAAATATAAAAGACACTGCTTTTATTCCTGCACTTGAAAAATTTGTTGATGATGAAAACAATTCAATAAATTCGCGTCTATCGGCTTTGAATTTAATTGGTAAAGTTGGAGATGAAAGTGTAAAAAATTATCTTATTGAGAAAACAAAAGACCCTAACCAGTTAATAAGATATGGGGCAATTGTTGCATTTTCACTTTTGGACATGTTTGATGTTCAATATTTAGAAATACTTTCTTATCATGAAAAAAATGAGACATGTGGAAGAGTAAAAGAAGAAAGCAGAAAAATTTTAAGAGATGTTGTGAATAAATTAAATGAAAAAATTAAAAGTTCTAACCCAAGTGATAGAAAATTTGTAATTGATATAGTGGATGCAATTATTCAAACAGACGAAGTTAAACATTTAATTTATAAAATGCTTTTGAGTAATTATTCTGATGTTAAAAATAAAGCAATTGAAGTTGTTCTGAGAAAACCAGAAAGATTTTTTGCCAAAGGAATAAAGGATGCATTATTGGACTCAGATATTGAAACAAGAAAGATATCTACACTTGCAATTGGAGAAATTGGAGATAAGACAGCAATACCAATTCTTCAAAAAAATTTAAAACACAATGACCCTGAATTACAACTTTATTCTGCCTATTCTCTTGCAAAAATGGGGCAAAAGGATGTTTTCCCATATGCTATGAAGTTTATTAATAGTTCTAATCCACAATACAGGAAAAAAGCAGCGGAAATTTTTGGGTATATCAAAGATAAAAGAAGTATAGGATTACTTTTACAGGCATTAGAAGATGAAGAACTTGATGTTAAACTTGCAGCATCTTACTCTCTATCAAAAATGGGTGAAATAAAGGGAATTGAATTTCTTGTTAGAATATCTGAAGAAAATATTGAACCATTAAGAAGCCAAGCAAATAGGTATTTAAATGATAGTTCAATACCATTATCTTTAAGGGGGAAAATACCTCAAATAAGACAAGCACTTTATAAAGAAAAACTTGGAATTCAAGAGGTTACAGAAAAAATTATATATGCTCATAGGATAGAAGGTACAATCAATATAGATGGAAAGGATGATGATAAATACTGGGATATGGTAAAAATGAGTAATGAATTTATACTCATTGAAAAAGAAAAAGTCCCTTATAATATCCAGACAAAGGTTGCAGTTGGCTATGATGAGAAAAATTTATATTTTCTTATAATTTGTGAAGACCAGGGAAGCAGAGAAATAACTTTAAATACAAGGGATTTTATAACAATTTCTATAGCCCCGTATAATTCTAAAGGGCAATGGTATCAATTTGTTCTTCATCCAATGGGCTTAATTAGATATTCCTATATCTGGAAATTTTATACAGATAATGACAAGGAGAAAAATTGGCAATCAAACTGGATTGCTAAAAGTAATGTAGAATCAAATAGATGGATTGCAGAAATTTCTATTCCTTTGAGTGAATTTGAGATAAACGAAATAAAAAATGGAGATAAATGGCGCATAAATTTTCTAAGGGAAATAGAAAATAGATCAACTTCAACTTGGACAGGGAGAATAGATATCCCTGAACAATTTGGTATTATGCTTTTTAAGGAGTCGTTATGA
- a CDS encoding NAD(P)H-hydrate epimerase, producing the protein MKKIVLSSEEIKKIEDETEKKYGIIKLILMENAGRCVSEETKKIIKNKKRKIEIFCGKGNNGGDGFVTARYLFNGGFDVDVFYIPEENKFSEITKRNFVILKNLGVKIFSVENKFKSVLKYKKCDLIIDAILGTGISGMVNDQVREIVEYINEKVAYKICVDVPSGLNADTGDVCGVAVKGNLTVSLGFGKKGFYMNEGPAYCGKIKIVDIGFPKFYYENK; encoded by the coding sequence ATGAAAAAAATAGTTCTTTCATCAGAAGAGATAAAAAAAATAGAAGATGAAACAGAAAAAAAGTATGGTATAATAAAACTAATTTTAATGGAAAATGCTGGTAGATGTGTAAGTGAGGAAACAAAAAAAATTATTAAAAATAAAAAGAGAAAAATTGAAATTTTTTGTGGGAAAGGAAATAATGGTGGAGATGGATTTGTTACTGCAAGGTATCTTTTTAATGGGGGATTTGATGTTGATGTTTTTTATATTCCAGAAGAAAATAAATTTTCGGAAATTACAAAAAGAAATTTTGTAATTTTGAAAAATTTGGGAGTTAAAATTTTTTCAGTTGAAAATAAATTTAAAAGTGTGTTAAAATACAAAAAATGTGATTTAATTATAGATGCAATTCTTGGAACAGGCATTAGTGGAATGGTAAATGACCAGGTAAGAGAAATAGTAGAATATATAAATGAAAAAGTTGCTTATAAAATTTGTGTTGATGTTCCATCTGGATTGAATGCCGATACCGGAGATGTCTGTGGAGTGGCAGTAAAAGGTAATTTAACTGTATCCTTAGGTTTTGGGAAAAAAGGTTTTTATATGAATGAAGGTCCTGCTTATTGTGGTAAAATAAAAATTGTTGATATTGGATTTCCAAAATTTTACTATGAAAACAAATAA
- the murC gene encoding UDP-N-acetylmuramate--L-alanine ligase, protein MRKNDIFERVKRVHIIGIGGIGVSGLAYILLKEGKIISGSDTNLTPITKALEKKGVKIFSPQREENITKDIELIIYSQAIFPDNPEYKKGKQLKIPMMSYPEGVGAIMKNKRGITISGTHGKTTTSALVVHLLKKNKLSPSFLVGGKIIGLGNSGVGKSDFLVVEGCEYKRSFLNYSPEIAVLTNIEKDHLDYYYDIREIKSAFWEFCNNVKKDGFIVYCNEDKNVVEVVKKVKREKISYGFENGDFTGRNIVIKKGRTEFDCYFKGKKISHLKLKIWGKHNVLNSLACIAVGNIIGLPFGDIKKAVETFDGVHRRCEIIGNEKGILIIDDYGHHPTEIKATLSTLKTVFPGRRLIVVFQPHQYSRTRFLLKDFARSFSNADKIVVPDIYFVRDSLKEKKLVNAEILVEKIRKNGKEALYLPTFEEIVEYLLEVLKVNDIVLTLGAGPVNLVGRELLEKLRGN, encoded by the coding sequence ATGAGAAAAAATGATATTTTTGAAAGGGTAAAAAGAGTTCATATTATTGGAATTGGAGGGATAGGGGTTAGTGGACTTGCATATATTTTGCTTAAAGAGGGGAAAATTATTTCTGGTTCTGATACAAATTTAACCCCTATAACAAAAGCACTTGAAAAAAAAGGGGTAAAAATATTTTCTCCACAGAGAGAAGAAAATATAACAAAGGACATTGAACTAATTATCTATTCTCAAGCAATTTTTCCAGATAATCCAGAATATAAAAAAGGGAAACAACTTAAAATCCCTATGATGAGTTATCCAGAAGGTGTTGGGGCAATAATGAAAAATAAAAGAGGCATTACTATTTCAGGGACGCATGGAAAAACAACAACATCTGCTCTTGTTGTCCACTTGCTTAAAAAAAATAAACTATCTCCTTCGTTTCTTGTGGGAGGGAAAATTATTGGACTGGGAAATTCTGGGGTTGGAAAAAGTGATTTTCTTGTTGTTGAAGGTTGTGAATATAAAAGGTCATTTCTAAATTATTCCCCAGAAATTGCTGTTTTAACAAATATTGAGAAAGACCATCTTGATTATTATTATGATATAAGAGAAATAAAAAGTGCTTTTTGGGAGTTCTGTAATAATGTCAAAAAAGATGGTTTTATAGTTTATTGTAATGAGGATAAAAATGTTGTGGAAGTGGTTAAAAAAGTTAAGAGAGAAAAAATATCTTATGGTTTTGAAAATGGTGATTTTACAGGGAGAAATATTGTAATAAAAAAAGGAAGAACTGAATTTGATTGTTATTTTAAAGGAAAAAAAATATCACATTTGAAATTGAAAATATGGGGAAAACATAATGTTTTAAATTCACTTGCCTGTATTGCAGTAGGGAATATTATTGGATTACCATTTGGAGATATAAAAAAAGCAGTGGAAACATTTGATGGAGTTCATAGAAGATGTGAAATAATAGGCAATGAAAAAGGGATTTTAATTATTGATGATTATGGGCATCATCCGACTGAAATAAAAGCAACTCTCTCTACTTTAAAAACAGTTTTTCCTGGGAGAAGATTGATTGTTGTTTTTCAACCACATCAATATAGTAGAACAAGATTTCTTTTAAAGGATTTTGCCCGCTCTTTTTCTAATGCAGATAAGATAGTTGTTCCAGATATTTATTTTGTTAGAGATTCTTTAAAAGAAAAAAAACTTGTAAATGCAGAAATTTTAGTTGAAAAAATCAGAAAAAATGGTAAAGAAGCACTTTATTTACCAACTTTTGAAGAAATTGTTGAGTACTTACTTGAAGTTTTAAAAGTAAATGATATAGTACTTACTCTTGGGGCTGGTCCTGTAAATTTGGTTGGGAGAGAACTTTTAGAAAAATTAAGGGGTAATTGA
- a CDS encoding glycosyltransferase, with translation MHNKEKKIAIVSGPTGGHFFPALSIGDSLIEKGIKVKFFVPERGFIINWLNKRNYNFSIIPEVKISKKGIFIIPFKFLFNIFKCFIFIQKENFVAIVGTGSYTTFPFLVAGKILRKDIYLHEQNYIPGKVTKFFSILSRRTFLTFPYRNKLPEKKVVVTGFPLLKEFKIHISKEEIIENFFLDKNKKVIVVFGGSQSASFLNKLITSNIDYFVKKNDFHIIIIAGKEKVKVEEIFFKKKVSGIVFDFYYNMNELYSIADIVISRAGAGTISELTYWKIPSILIPYPFAGGHQFFNAMFLQEKDACFLIPQREEIVYNFPLYFEKFLGNYEKIKKALEKVKIYDDGKIVNIITGALNEKK, from the coding sequence TTGCATAATAAAGAAAAAAAAATTGCTATTGTTTCAGGACCAACTGGTGGACATTTTTTTCCTGCTCTTTCAATAGGTGATTCACTAATTGAAAAAGGGATAAAAGTTAAATTTTTTGTTCCTGAAAGGGGATTTATAATTAATTGGTTAAATAAAAGGAATTATAACTTTTCTATTATTCCTGAGGTAAAAATTTCAAAAAAAGGGATTTTTATAATACCCTTTAAATTTTTATTCAATATTTTTAAATGTTTTATTTTTATTCAAAAGGAAAATTTTGTTGCAATTGTTGGCACTGGCAGTTATACAACTTTTCCGTTTCTTGTTGCTGGGAAAATTTTAAGAAAAGATATATACCTTCACGAACAAAATTATATCCCGGGAAAAGTAACAAAATTTTTTTCAATTCTTTCAAGAAGAACTTTTTTAACTTTTCCTTATAGAAATAAATTACCAGAAAAGAAAGTCGTTGTTACTGGTTTCCCTTTATTAAAGGAATTTAAAATTCATATCTCAAAAGAAGAAATAATTGAAAATTTTTTTTTAGATAAAAATAAAAAAGTAATTGTTGTTTTTGGTGGAAGTCAGTCAGCATCTTTTTTAAATAAACTTATAACTTCTAATATTGATTATTTTGTTAAAAAAAACGATTTTCATATTATAATTATTGCAGGTAAAGAAAAGGTAAAAGTTGAAGAGATTTTTTTTAAAAAGAAAGTAAGTGGGATTGTTTTTGATTTTTATTATAATATGAATGAACTATATTCTATTGCAGATATTGTTATTTCAAGAGCAGGGGCAGGAACAATTTCTGAACTTACATACTGGAAAATACCTTCTATATTAATTCCATATCCTTTTGCTGGCGGACACCAATTTTTTAATGCAATGTTTTTACAGGAAAAGGATGCCTGTTTTCTTATTCCACAAAGGGAAGAAATTGTTTATAATTTTCCATTATATTTTGAGAAATTTTTGGGAAATTATGAGAAAATAAAAAAGGCACTTGAAAAAGTAAAGATTTATGATGATGGAAAAATTGTTAATATTATAACTGGTGCTCTAAATGAGAAAAAATGA